The sequence AGTCTAAACCCTTGGTTCACTTGTCCTACTCTACAGTATCCATCAATTAAGGAAGTGAGGGTCACAACGTCTGGGAAACAGCCAAAAGAAATCATTTTCCCACGAATGTCTTCAGCACAAGGCATCTCACCAGCTTTCGCATAACCATCCACGAGAACATTAAAAGTTATAGTAGTTGGGTATATTCCAAAATGAAGCATGTCATCTAACAAACGAGATGCTTCTTGCATCTTTCCGGCTTTGNTCTAAGGAATGTGAAAAGATGCTTACTGTGAGGTTTTTGTCTgtttgtcttctcttcttctagcTACGCTTAACATGTGTAGAGAATGTCTGGTGGTAGAAAGGCCAATGCACAGAGGTATAGTATAGAAAGCCTAGCAGGCCGCCAGAGTCGCATTTGCTGTTTTCGTCTCCAGAGGTGCCACATTATTACTTTGGCCTTTACGTACTATCTGGTTAAGGAGATAGGCCTCCTTAGCCATTCCAGCCTTAAGAAGACATGATAACAAAGAATTCACAGTAATCTTATCCGGTGAACAACCTATTGCCACCATTTTGTGGAAAATGCTGACTGCTTCAAACATCCTTCCTTTCATGCAATGCCCAATTATAAGAATCGTAAATGTGATCTTATCTGGTTtgcatttcttcttctccatctcttccaCAATAACATTTGCCTCATTGACCTTCCCAGCTTTACAAAACCCATCAATGACAGGGTTGTACATAAATGGTTTTGTGATAACATCCTTACTAGCTAACTGCCCCAAAAGTTCACGAGCCTTGAGCAGGCTATTCTCTTTACAGAGTGCGTTGATAAGAATAGAATAGGTATATTCATTAGGAAACATTCCTTTGGCATTCATCTCTTCCCAAAGTCTAAACCCTTGGTTCACTTGTCCTACTCTACAGTATCCATCAATTAAGGAAGTGAATGTCACAACGTCTGGGAAACAGCCAAAAGAAATCATTTTCCCACGAATGTCTTCAGCACAAGGCATCTCACCAGCTTTCGCATAACCATCCACGAGAACATTAAAAGTTATAGTAGTTGGGTATATTCCAAAATGAAGCATGTCATCTAACAAACGAGATGCTTCTTGCATCTTTCCGGCTTTGCAATACCCTGAGATCATCGATGTATATGTAACAACATCCGGAGAGCAACCACTGCTCGACTTAACATCGTTCAACATCTCATTTGCTCTGGCTAGCTCATTACTCTTGCAAAATCCCTTAATAAGAGTATTATAAGTAACAATATCAGGAGAACAACCAAAACTGCTCCTCATCTCACCCAACAGCTCTAACGCTTTCTCTGCTTTCCCTACGCAACACAAACCTCGAATCAAAATGTTAAAGGTCTTAGTATCATTGCAAGACTGAAATCTCAAATGTTTATCGAAGAGCTTCATCGCATCTTCCACACGGTCCAACTTCACTAACGTATTCAACAAACTGTTCACAACCATAAAACATCCTTCAACCTCATAAGACTGAAGAAGCAACGCAGTAGCGAAATGAAGCTTACCCTTCTCAGCAAAAGAAGCCACCAAGAACCCTAATAACCGACTGTTCGGAGAAACCCCATCGCTCTTCATAGACTCAAACATCTGACCAGCTAAATCGTGCATACCGGCTTTACAAAGCGACCTAGTGAGCAAATTATAAGTCCAAAACGAGTGGCGAATGTTCAATTTGAATCTACTAAACTCCCAAAACCGAAACCCTAAGTGAGGATTGTTATTATCCAGTTTCTTCACAACCTCAAAGGCGATAAACGGATTCAGATTCTTACTCAAgtaacagaaacagagatctgaATCTGGAACTCTGTAGACGAACAGAGTAGAGACGATTTTGACTAACCAAGCTTCAGGGCAATGCATCACTTCCCGTTTATTATTGCTCTGTAGAGGACGAGCTTGAGCTCCTCCATGAGAATGCGTGTGGAAATGAGCAATGGCGGTTGCGAACGTTGTTCGAATCATTACGGCGTGGCGGCGAGTTTGATttggaaggaggaggaggaggaggagctagAGCTAGGGCTTGTTTTGGTCAACCtcatctgtgtttttttttcagatcaatGTGTGAAACTGAAACAGTACAGAGGAACCTTTAGGACCCTCTAGGAGAGGTAGAGGCTACCCATTAACCGAACCTTAGGACCTActaaaaccgaaccgaaattcatTTAACCGAATTTTTTATAACAACCTAAATGGTAAAAAATTTCAATCACtgaattttccaaaaaaaaaatgtttaactaaaattactaaaaaattattagtatttattaaatatatagaaaagtacATTTAAATGTACGAAACTGTTTTTCGCCTCTTGCCTGAAAATGTacgaaaaggtaaaaaaaaaactgtaaaattaagtaaaaatcaAATCGGGATTTgaactaaaacattaaaaccaaaccgaaattgGATCCGAATAAAAATCTTTATCTAATGTTGGaaaaaaaccgaaccaaaccgaaactaAGTCTTTCgtctttaattgtttttttttttttttttgttttttttttctggttaatcagacagaaaaacaaattaaaaaatatgtttccgGCCGGAAAATTTTGTCTCGATTCGACTTCTCTGATCAAAAATTTCatattgttgttttatgtttatCATAATTCCCATCTTAGATCGAGTCAATTAGTTTGATCAGAGAAATTACAAAATCAGTGTTCGAAGATGTCAACGGAGAGACGTGCTTCGTCTAATCCGATGACCAACGAAGAGAACGCTATGTAAACGCTTATTCCTCCCTCTCcttctttaaattaaaaattttaaaatctttatttcGATTTGGGTTTGTGATTAGCTTTCGTTTTCATGCAAATCCGTATAAAGATACatcctttattttgtttccaaactaaaaaaaaaaaaaagttacactTTTGCCAATGTGTGTGCTTCTAAGTTTTGTGGGTggatctaaaaattcataatattattattttgtgctCTTTGGTAGGTTTCTTGATATATTGCATGAAGCACCATTGTTTGGTCANCCACCAAGAACCCTAATAACCGACTGTTCGGAGAAACCCCATCGCTCTTCATAGACTCAAACATCTGACCAGCTAAATCGTGCATACCGGCTTTACAAAGCGACCTAGTGAGCAAATTATAAGTCCAAAACGAGTGGCGAATGTTCAATTTGAATCTACTAAACTCCCAAAACCGAAACCCTAAGTGAGGATTGTTATTATCCAGTTTCTTCACAACCTCAAAGGCGATAAACGGATTCAGATTCTTACTCAAgtaacagaaacagagatctgaATCTGGAACTCTGTAGACGAACAGAGTAGAGACGATTTTGACTAACCAAGCTTCAGGGCAATGCATCACTTCCCGTTTATTATTGCTCTGTAGAGGACGAGCTTGAGCTCCTCCATGAGAATGCGTGTGGAAATGAGCAATGGCGGTTGCGAACGTTGTTCGAATCATTACGGCGTGGCGGCGAGTTTGATttggaaggaggaggaggaggaggagctagAGCTAGGGCTTGTTTTGGTCAACCtcatctgtgtttttttttcagatcaatGTGTGAAACTGAAACAGTACAGAGGAACCTTTAGGACCCTCTAGGAGAGGTAGAGGCTACCCATTAACCGAACCTTAGGACCTActaaaaccgaaccgaaattcatTTAACCGAATTTTTTATAACAACCTAAATGGTAAAAAATTTCAATCACtgaattttccaaaaaaaaaatgtttaactaaaattactaaaaaNNNNNNNNNNNNNNNNNNNNNNNNNNNNNNNNNNNNNNNNNNNNNNNNNNNNNNNNNNNNNNNNNNNNNNNNNNNNNNNNNNNNNNNNNNNNNNNNNNNNNNNNNNNNNNNNNNNNNNNNNNNNNNNNNNNNNNNNNNNNNNNNNNNNNNNNNNNNNNNNNNNNNNNNNNNNNNNNNNNNNNNNNNNNNNNNNNNNNNNNNNNNNNNNNNNNNNNNNNNNNNNNNNNNNNNNNNNNNNNNNNNNNNNNNNNNNNNNNNNNNNNttttttttttttttttttttttttttttttgcttttttacatTAGGCAGGTTATGCTATTTTAGCTGTAGGAGCTCCTTGGATATTTCACCAAGTTCAGTACTTGACACCTTCTTTGCTCTGCTGCTGCGATGTTGCGCTTTTGGTTGTCACAGGTTTTGAACATATTTCtcttagattttggttttactAGTGTTTAAAGCTTATGCATGTATGTTTGTGATAGGTTCTGGTTCTGTATCCTGATGAACAGTAACAAGTTCCTTCCtttattattttggtcttgAATTTTTTGATTACAATGATGAACATATGACCAGACCATTTCCACAACCAACCCAATAATCTGATAGATTTCACATTCTTCTTAGGCCTTATGTAACACCGCCCACTCGACTCTCTAGTTTGTTAGTTAGATGAGCTGAAAACTCTGTTACTGCAAAAGTCTATGGTATTTAATTATCTAGAGAGAACATAGGTCTTGCTCAAACCTTAGACTATCTTAAAAGCTTATTCTCTACTCTTATTAGTTTGtctttttaaatattgtaaacCTCTATATGCTATCTCTTTTCTCGTTTTGTTGTTGATCGAGAGCACGGGAATGATTGTGCTCTTTCAAACTTAGCATTGATTATATGTGTCAATAAGCATATGAACAGAACACACGTAGTACAACATCGAtttttctccctctctctctctctcactggcCTCTATTCGTCATATGCTGCAGCCCTATAACCTTTTGTTTGCCAGTTTTATTACGGATCCATATTTTGTTGGCATTCCTAAGTTAATTTCTATGTGGCCTATTCCAGGTATCtttcaacaatattttgtttatcaAGTCCACAAAATACGTCTCCAGGTACGAAACGTCAGAGAGTGTTGCATATACTTTGACTACGTTTTTGGTTTGAAAGAGTAGATTTAGTTAAAGAGGGTAAATTTTTATGAGAATTGTTTGAGTGATGgcatttattttagtaaaagACTGATTAATATTGAGAATTGTATGCATGCAGGGTTATTACAGTTTCAGTCAAAAGTTAAAGCATGTTGTACGTCTACCGTTTGCAATCGCTGCATATGGTATgctatcttttttccttttccttttttaaaaactctaataacTCTACTATCTAAGATATCTACGAGTTATGTTAATTCTTGAGAATGAACATATGCAGCAGACTTGGCTtcacaaattcttttttttcacttgagatcaaagatctagcaaatataaaatgaataaaGGTCTTTTGTTGCTATATATAGGAAAGGAAACTTTAAGTAGCACTTTAACATGTTAGTTCATCAAGATTAACATGGAAAATCTGATTTTAACCAAACTTCTTCCTTGGCTGATGTCTTACTTTGTTTCCGAGTTCTTTTGAGGCCACTTGTTATTGCCTCGTGATTAATTAGTACCTTTGATATTATTATGCCAGGGACTGCTGCGATGCTTCTTGTGATAGTATGGAAGCCCCATATCCGTATTCTTTCGATTTCTTCTTTACAACGGTTGGTAGCTTACTGTTTCCACGTTGAGTATCTTAGTGAAACCTACCTTTATTGCATTGGGTgatgttaattaatttgaaaaagtGTTATCTATGCTTATAAACTATTTAAGAATTTTACCAAGATTCCCAAATTATTTTCACTATTAAAAGATTTTAGTTATGAATAATACCAATTATGAAACAAGAGCAGTTCTTGATAGGGTGGAGGAAAACTATTTTcaaccatgattttttttaatgtatgtaTGATCTGCAGCATCATCATGTTGGTTGAAGCAGTGTGCGCTGGCTTCTTCATGGGTTTATACATCGGTCAGTGGCTTGTTCTCCTACATCGTCGAtacttttatataaaccaaaatgttaCCAAGCTTTTACCTCTGTACATTTGCTAAAATGTTATATGTTAATGTGGAACTGAATTGATATTATCATCACTTTGAGACCAGTAGTTTTACGAAAGTACTTTTTGAAATTGATAAATGCTGTTGATTGCAGGTTATGTGCACCAATACAATTCCGTTAATTCACGGCCAGATGTCTTGAAGTCATTATATTCTCCTCTTCAGCCGTCAAGTTCGATGGAAGGTTTGAGGTATTGATGAATGTCCTTGATGTATctgatttttagaaattttatgctTTGCGCTAGTCAATAATGGAcaaatttgtttcttgtttctttgttttggtatgAAAGGTATTATGAAGGCCGGCTTTCTGATCAACAAATGGCTTTGTTACAATATCAGCGTGAAAACCTCCATTTTCTAAGCGAGGAGGTACATGAATGCTACAGATACAAACATTtgttttaatacatttttcaaCGACGTtgcttatttttgttattggtgTTTTTCGAAGATTCTGTGTTTGCAAGAGAAACTAAGCAAATATGAACAATCTGATGATGGGAGCACACCTCAGGTGAGGATTGGCTTTTGCTTCctttatattatcaaatagtTTAATTCCTCATTGATACAGTTAAATGTATTATAATGCTCGATAGGTTGATCTGGCACATCTTCTAGCTGCTCGAGATCAAGAGCTGAGGACACTTTCAGCTGAGGTAATACTTGATTTTGAAGCTCCCATCTGTCTTTCTCTATATGATGAAACAAAAACTCTAtaacaaatttgtaaattttaacaatgcgctaatgttttttttttgggcagaTGAATCAACTTCAGTCTGAGCTAAGGCTTGCTCGTTCTTTGATAGCAGAGAGAGATGCAGAGGTTCAGCGAGTCAGCAGTACCAACAATCAGGTTTAGCAGAGACAACCGGTATTGtaagaaaaatctttaaagac comes from Camelina sativa cultivar DH55 chromosome 19, Cs, whole genome shotgun sequence and encodes:
- the LOC104766571 gene encoding pentatricopeptide repeat-containing protein At2g06000 isoform X2; amino-acid sequence: MIRTTFATAIAHFHTHSHGGAQARPLQSNNKREVMHCPEAWLVKIVSTLFVYRVPDSDLCFCYLSKNLNPFIAFEVVKKLDNNNPHLGFRFWEFSRFKLNIRHSFWTYNLLTRSLCKAGMHDLAGQMFESMKSDGVSPNSRLLGFLVASFAEKGKLHFATALLLQSYEVEGCFMVVNSLLNTLVKLDRVEDAMKLFDKHLRFQSCNDTKTFNILIRGLCCVGKAEKALELLGEMRSSFGCSPDIVTYNTLIKGFCKSNELARANEMLNDVKSSSGCSPDVVTYTSMISGYCKAGKMQEASRLLDDMLHFGIYPTTITFNVLVDGYAKAGEMPCAEDIRGKMISFGCFPDVVTLTSLIDGYCRVGQVNQGFRLWEEMNAKGMFPNEYTYSILINALCKENSLLKARELLGQLASKDVITKPFMYNPVIDGFCKAGKVNEANVIVEEMEKKKCKPDKITFTILIIGHCMKGRMFEAVSIFHKMVAIGCSPDKITVNSLLSCLLKAGMAKEAYLLNQIVRKGQSNNVAPLETKTANATLAAC
- the LOC104766571 gene encoding pentatricopeptide repeat-containing protein At2g06000 isoform X1, giving the protein MIRTTFATAIAHFHTHSHGGAQARPLQSNNKREVMHCPEAWLVKIVSTLFVYRVPDSDLCFCYLSKNLNPFIAFEVVKKLDNNNPHLGFRFWEFSRFKLNIRHSFWTYNLLTRSLCKAGMHDLAGQMFESMKSDGVSPNSRLLGFLVASFAEKGKLHFATALLLQSYEVEGCFMVVNSLLNTLVKLDRVEDAMKLFDKHLRFQSCNDTKTFNILIRGLCCVGKAEKALELLGEMRSSFGCSPDIVTYNTLIKGFCKSNELARANEMLNDVKSSSGCSPDVVTYTSMISGYCKAGKMQEASRLLDDMLHFGIYPTTITFNVLVDGYAKAGEMPCAEDIRGKMISFGCFPDVVTFTSLIDGYCRVGQVNQGFRLWEEMNAKGMFPNEYTYSILINALCKENSLLKARELLGQLASKDVITKPFMYNPVIDGFCKAGKVNEANVIVEEMEKKKCKPDKITFTILIIGHCMKGRMFEAVSIFHKMVAIGCSPDKITVNSLLSCLLKAGMAKEAYLLNQIVRKGQSNNVAPLETKTANATLAAC
- the LOC104767914 gene encoding uncharacterized protein LOC104767914, which gives rise to MSTERRASSNPMTNEENAMFLDILHEAPLFGXPPRTLITDCYAILAVGAPWIFHQVQYLTPSLLCCCDVALLVVTGIFQQYFVYQVHKIRLQGYYSFSQKLKHVVRLPFAIAAYGTAAMLLVIVWKPHIRILSISSLQRIIMLVEAVCAGFFMGLYIGYVHQYNSVNSRPDVLKSLYSPLQPSSSMEGLRYYEGRLSDQQMALLQYQRENLHFLSEEILCLQEKLSKYEQSDDGSTPQVDLAHLLAARDQELRTLSAEMNQLQSELRLARSLIAERDAEVQRVSSTNNQYIEENERLRAILSEWSMRAANLERALEVERMSNSELQKEVAGERRKQMYETTSEQP